AGTCACGAAGTGACTAAAAAATATGGAGTGGATGGTCTTTCCGAAGACACGATCGATATCGAATTCACAGGGACCGCAGGACAATCGTTTGGTGCTTTTGTTACAAAAGGGATGACTCTTCGTTTGGTAGGGGAAGGAAACGACTACGTAGGCAAAGGACTTTGTGGTGGAAAACTCATCTTCCAAACCCCCAAAACGGCCCCTTACAAAGCAGAAGAAAATATCGTTATCGGTAACACATGTTTTATTGGAGCGACCAGTGGGAATGCCTATGTGAATGGAATTGCCGGCGAACGTTTTTGTGTTCGTAACTCAGGAGCTCATGTCATCGTAGAAGGGACAGGTGACCACGGTTGTGAATACATGACCGGTGGACGAGTCATTATCCTCGGAGACATTGGACGAAACTTTGCTGCGGGTATGTCTGGTGGGATTGCTTACCTTTGGGATCCAAAGAAAAACAAAGAATCACTCATCAACAAAGAGATGGTCGACTTAGATCCGTTAACTGATGCATCAGAAATTGCAGAAGTAAAAAAGATGGTAGAAGATCATAAAGCTTATACCGGTTCCAAACGAGCCGAAGAAGTTTTAAACAATTGGGATACGGTCGTCAAAGAAATGATCAAAGTGATTCCGAGAGATTATAAAAAAGCTCTAGAAAAAATGGCCGAAGAAAATGCATCAGGGAAACCAAACAAAGAGGGGGTAACAGCTCGTGGGTAAACCAACAGGATTTTTAGAATTTAAAAAAGAATACCTTCAGAAGATTGAACCAAAGGAACGGGTGAAGAACTACAAAGAGTTCGAGAAACCCTTTCCAGAGACTGTTGCCAAAGACCAAGGCGCTCGTTGTATGGACTGCGGAATTCCTTTTTGCCATGGGGATACAGGTTGTCCTGTCGATAACCTTATTCCTGAATTCAATGACTTCGTATACCGAGGTCGCTGGAAAGAGGCTTGGGAAAATCTTTCTAAAACAAATAACTTCCCTGAATTTACAGGAAGGTTGTGCCCTGCTCCTTGTGAGTCTGCTTGTACTTTAGGAATCATTGAACCGCCTGTTTCTATCAAGTCTATTGAAAGAACCATCATTGATCGGGCTTGGGAAGAAGGTTGGGTCATCCCACAAACTCCTGTATCCAAATCGGGTAAAAAAGTTGCCGTTGTAGGATCGGGACCAGCAGGTCTTGCCGCAGGACAACAGTTAGCTCGTGCTGGACATACAGTCACTATCTTTGAAAAAAATGACCGTATTGGTGGCCTACTCCGCTATGGAATTCCAGACTTCAAAATGGAAAAAAGACATATTGACCGCCGCATGAAACAAATGGAGGCGGAAGGTGTGACTTTCAAAACCAATGTCAATGTGGGTGTAGACATTACCGCAAAGCAATTATTAGCTGATTTTGATTCGGTTGTCCTTGCTTGTGGATCCGAAGTTCCAAGAGATCTCCCCGTAGAAGGAAGAAAAAACAAAGGCGTTTACTTTGCAATGGAGTTTCTGTCCAAAAACAACAAACATGTTGCTGGTGACGATATCGAAATCATAAATGCGAAAGACAAACATGTCATCGTGATAGGCGGTGGTGATACTGGTTCTGACTGTGTTGGAACTTCTAATCGCCATGGTGCCAAATCAGTCACACAAATTGAACTTTTCCCAGAACCGCCGAAAGAAAGAGACTCCTCCACACCTTGGCCTCTTTATCCAAAAATGCTCCGGACTTCCACCTCACATGAAGAAGGTGTGAATCGGAAATGGGCCGTTTCCACTATGGGTTTTAAATCCAATGATAAAGGGGAAGTCACTGCCATTTACGGATCGGAAGTAAAAGAGGAAAATGGAAAATTCAACCCAGTTCCTGGTACTGAATTTGAATGGCCGGCGGATTTAGTTTTTCTTGCGATGGGATTTGTAAATCCAGTGAAAGAAGGATTACTTGCTGACTTGCAAAAAGAAGGACTGGAACTAGATGGTCGAGGGAACGTAAAAGCGGATTTCGGAACAAAACCGGGATCTTTTGCAACTTCTGTACCGAAAGTGTACGCTTGTGGCGACGTAAGGCGAGGGCAATCCCTCATTGTTT
The sequence above is drawn from the Leptospira wolbachii serovar Codice str. CDC genome and encodes:
- a CDS encoding glutamate synthase subunit beta; translated protein: MGKPTGFLEFKKEYLQKIEPKERVKNYKEFEKPFPETVAKDQGARCMDCGIPFCHGDTGCPVDNLIPEFNDFVYRGRWKEAWENLSKTNNFPEFTGRLCPAPCESACTLGIIEPPVSIKSIERTIIDRAWEEGWVIPQTPVSKSGKKVAVVGSGPAGLAAGQQLARAGHTVTIFEKNDRIGGLLRYGIPDFKMEKRHIDRRMKQMEAEGVTFKTNVNVGVDITAKQLLADFDSVVLACGSEVPRDLPVEGRKNKGVYFAMEFLSKNNKHVAGDDIEIINAKDKHVIVIGGGDTGSDCVGTSNRHGAKSVTQIELFPEPPKERDSSTPWPLYPKMLRTSTSHEEGVNRKWAVSTMGFKSNDKGEVTAIYGSEVKEENGKFNPVPGTEFEWPADLVFLAMGFVNPVKEGLLADLQKEGLELDGRGNVKADFGTKPGSFATSVPKVYACGDVRRGQSLIVWAISEGRKCADQVHHFLMQEVEG